One window of Botrimarina mediterranea genomic DNA carries:
- the araA gene encoding L-arabinose isomerase gives MALPNLNQYEVWFLTGSQHLYGPAALEQVAKDAQAVAASLDASGDVPVKIVFKPVLKGPEEIKATLAAASADDRCIGVITWMHTFSPAKMWIAGLRALTKPLLHLHTQFGREIPWSSIDMDFMNLHQSAHGGREFGFICTRLRIERKVVVGHWTDKDVVRQVGVWSRAAAGRHELANGKIARFGDNMREVAVTEGDKVAAQEVLGVSVNGYAVGDLAARINSISDADVDSLCREYDDAYHMAEVLRHGGARRESLRDAARIELGLRSMLEEGGFGGYTDTFENLVGIKQLPGIASQRLMAAGYGFGGEGDWKAAALTRASKVMAHGLPGGTTFMEDYTYHMPESGEDLVLGSHMLEICPSIAGDRPSCEVHPLGIGGKEDPVRLVFDAPAGPAVNATIVDLGDRFRLVVNEVETIEPPHELPKLPVARAVWKPAPDLKKAAAAWIYAGGSHHPTYSQALTTEHYEDLASMLGVELVVIDAETRLRELRESLRRSNR, from the coding sequence ATGGCTCTTCCCAATCTCAACCAGTACGAAGTCTGGTTCCTCACCGGCAGCCAGCACCTTTACGGCCCGGCCGCTCTGGAGCAGGTCGCCAAGGACGCGCAAGCCGTCGCCGCTTCGCTCGACGCGTCGGGTGACGTGCCGGTGAAGATCGTCTTCAAGCCGGTGCTGAAGGGGCCCGAAGAGATCAAGGCCACGCTCGCCGCCGCCAGCGCCGACGACCGCTGCATCGGCGTGATCACGTGGATGCACACGTTCTCGCCCGCGAAGATGTGGATCGCCGGGCTGCGGGCGCTGACCAAACCGTTGCTGCATCTGCACACGCAGTTCGGTCGTGAGATCCCGTGGTCGTCGATCGACATGGACTTCATGAACCTGCACCAGTCGGCCCACGGCGGCCGCGAGTTCGGGTTCATCTGCACACGCCTTCGAATCGAACGCAAGGTCGTCGTCGGTCACTGGACCGATAAGGATGTCGTGCGGCAAGTCGGCGTTTGGTCGCGCGCCGCGGCGGGCCGGCACGAACTAGCGAATGGCAAGATCGCGCGCTTCGGCGACAACATGCGCGAGGTCGCCGTCACCGAAGGGGACAAGGTCGCCGCTCAAGAGGTGCTAGGCGTCTCGGTGAACGGTTACGCGGTCGGCGATCTGGCGGCGCGGATCAACTCGATCAGCGACGCCGATGTCGATTCGCTGTGCCGTGAGTACGACGACGCTTACCACATGGCCGAGGTGCTGCGCCACGGCGGCGCACGGCGTGAGTCGCTGCGTGACGCGGCACGGATCGAGTTGGGCCTGCGCTCGATGCTCGAAGAGGGGGGCTTCGGCGGTTACACCGACACGTTCGAGAATCTGGTTGGCATCAAGCAACTGCCGGGCATCGCGTCGCAGCGGCTGATGGCGGCGGGCTATGGCTTCGGCGGCGAGGGGGACTGGAAGGCGGCCGCCCTGACGCGGGCGTCGAAGGTCATGGCCCACGGCCTGCCCGGCGGCACGACGTTCATGGAGGACTACACCTACCACATGCCTGAGTCGGGCGAAGACCTCGTGCTCGGCTCACATATGCTCGAGATCTGCCCGTCGATCGCCGGCGACCGGCCGAGCTGCGAAGTCCATCCGCTAGGCATCGGCGGCAAGGAAGACCCGGTGCGGCTGGTGTTCGACGCCCCCGCGGGCCCGGCGGTGAACGCCACGATCGTCGATCTCGGCGACCGTTTCCGACTCGTGGTCAACGAAGTCGAAACGATCGAGCCGCCGCACGAGCTGCCAAAACTCCCGGTGGCCCGCGCCGTCTGGAAGCCCGCCCCCGACCTCAAGAAAGCCGCCGCCGCGTGGATCTACGCCGGCGGCTCGCACCACCCAACGTACAGCCAAGCGCTGACGACGGAGCATTACGAGGATCTGGCGTCGATGCTTGGTGTGGAGCTGGTGGTGATCGATGCGGAGACTCGCTTGCGGGAGTTGCGCGAGTCGCTGCGGCGGTCGAATCGCTGA
- the araD gene encoding L-ribulose-5-phosphate 4-epimerase AraD codes for MLETLKEQVCQANLDLVSAGLVTLTWGNVSGLSDDRRHVVIKPSGVAYDAMRPEHMVVVDLKSGERVEGDLKPSSDTATHLLLYRAWPGVGGITHTHSPKATAFAQARRELPCYGTTHADHFSGTVPVARALTQEEIETAYEANTGHVILERFEGLDPIAIPAVLVASHAPFAWGKSAAESVKNAIALEACAAMAIDSLTLSPSLGPVEDYLLQKHYNRKHGPGAYYGQGKPH; via the coding sequence ATGCTGGAAACCCTCAAAGAGCAGGTCTGCCAGGCGAACCTCGACCTCGTGTCGGCGGGGTTGGTGACGCTCACTTGGGGGAACGTTAGCGGGCTGTCGGACGATCGCCGGCACGTCGTCATCAAGCCCAGCGGCGTGGCGTACGACGCCATGCGGCCCGAGCACATGGTGGTCGTGGACCTCAAGAGCGGCGAGCGCGTCGAAGGGGACCTCAAACCCTCCTCCGATACGGCGACGCACCTGTTGCTGTACCGGGCGTGGCCCGGCGTCGGCGGCATCACGCACACGCACAGCCCCAAGGCGACCGCCTTCGCCCAAGCGCGGCGCGAGCTGCCTTGCTACGGCACGACACACGCCGATCACTTTTCGGGAACGGTTCCCGTCGCGCGAGCGCTGACGCAAGAAGAGATCGAGACCGCTTACGAAGCGAACACCGGTCACGTCATCCTTGAACGGTTCGAAGGCCTCGATCCGATCGCGATCCCCGCGGTGCTCGTGGCGAGCCACGCGCCGTTCGCCTGGGGCAAGTCGGCCGCCGAGTCGGTGAAGAACGCGATCGCGCTGGAGGCCTGCGCCGCGATGGCGATCGACAGCCTCACGCTCTCGCCCTCGCTCGGCCCCGTCGAAGACTACCTCCTCCAAAAGCACTACAACCGCAAGCACGGCCCCGGCGCTTATTACGGGCAAGGGAAACCGCATTGA